The sequence CATCCAGAAACTTGCAGCATTCAATGGTGAGCGACAGACGCATGCACATAATGTGTCTGCAAAGAATCTGCACGATATcaggttgctagggcattgctaagtggtttgtaagttgttttgagtggttgcAAGGGCATTACTAATAGTGAACTGCATAAAAGCATGCCTGCTGTTTAGAACCCTTCATATATAACATGAGCCGctttattaaatacagtatatcaatatTGTATATCTCAGGTGAGGTGCGCTGTGAGCCTCCAAACAACCGTCTGGATAAGTTCACAGGAACTCTGACGATGAGAGGAGAGACGTTTGCGCTGGATAATGAGAGGATTCTGCTCAGAGGATGTACCCTCAGAAACACAGAGTGGTGCTTCGGCCTGGTGGTGTTTGGAGGTGCGTAATCATAATCTAGAAATGGGCGAATGAAATCTAGATTTaagttttctatatttaaaagctttgtttaaatCCATTTAGGTCCTGACACAAAACTCATGCAGAATTCTGGCAAATCCGTCTTCAAGAGAACCAGCATTGATCATCTCATGAATGTCCTGGTGATGTTTGTAAGTAGATGTGtttaatcattttcacaaaaatgtttgtgggtaataaaatgtttcatttcacattgtatttttttggttgCTTGTTAGATCTTTGGTTTTCTGGCCTTCATGTGCACCATCTTGTCCATTGGGAATGCCATTTGGGAATACCAAGAGGGGAATTCCTTCATTACTTTCCTCCCCAGGGCTGATGGGGCGAATGCATCTCTCTCAGCATTTCTCACCTTCTGGTCCTACGTCATCATCCTCAACACTGTGGTTCCCATCTCTCTCTATGTCAGGTCAGATGCTGAAATAACTTGTATTACGTGGAAATTGTTTGGTTATTTAGATTCATATCTTCAATACCTggaaaatagaaatgttgtcattatttactcaccatgtcattccaaacctgtatgaccttctttcttcttctggaagatagaagatattttgaaaaaatcttggtaatggaaatcaatgggaaccaaaactgtttgtttaccaacattctcaccatttgattttaaacaatataaaatagatatttatacCAAATACTACCAAATACTACAAAAATAGTTCAATCTTTCAAATTATTTTGCTGATATTATCATttgtaataaaagaaaatagtatAAAATTAGTGAGCTTTTTTTGCCCTTTCAATAGTGTTGAGATCCTTCGTCTGGGGAACAGTTATTTCATTGACTGGGATCGTAAAATGTACCACGTCAAGAGTGACACACCAGCCCAGGCCAGGACGACCACTCTCAATGAAGAGCTGGGTCAGATCAAATATATCTTCTCTGACAAGACGGGGACTTTAACCCAGAACATCATGACCTTCAACAGGTGCTCCATCAATGGAAAATCATATGGTAAGAGCTCAAAGAGTTGTCCCAGAGTCAACAATTTCAACTAAAGGGTAGAATTGAACTGTTTTTATGTTCCTCAGGTGAGGTTGTGGACTTTGCTGGACAGAGGGTTGAAGTCACTGAGGTTAGTGGTCAAAACATTGATATAACTTGAAAGCTATAGGGAAGTCCAGGGTTGGTCACAAGGACTGTCACAGTCTCTATGAGAACTCTACACAAATGCATATTTTAGATTTGGTTTTGTACTGTATGCTTAACTTTAACAGTGGTAATGCTCTCCAACATTCAGTATTTCTCACAAAAGTAAAAAGTGTGATTCTACTCTCCCTCCGGTGAtttgaaaaatcattaattttccTTACTCATTCTTTCTATGTTCTTCCTCATTTATAGAAGACAGAGAAAGTCGATTTCTCCTGGAACCCTCTTGCTGACCCAAAGTTCTGTTTCCATGACCACAAGCTGGTGGAAGTGGTAAAGTCAGGCTCTCCAGAGGTCCAGGCCTTCTTCCGTCTGCTGGCGCTCTGCCACACTGTCATGCCTGAGGAAAAAACAGAAGGTGAGTGCCATCTAGTGCATGCTCTGCAACACTATTAGTTATTCACAACAGATTGCCAACATATTTATATACAGATCACATTGATACATCAAATCATTCTGCAGTACAGATATTggatttaagtttttaaattatattctataaaatgtatttatctgtttaatcaaaaatacagtaatactataaaatatcattgcaatttaacattaatgttttcttttttaatatgatttaaaaataatttattcatgtgatgcaaagctgaattttcagcatcattactccagtcccgagtgtcacatgatcctttagaaatcatcttaaatgctgatttgttgctcatataatcaatgttgaaaacagttaatgcTTTATAATGAgtggaaaatttaaaataacagcataaaatattttataactttataaatgtcacctttaaacaatttaatgcatcctttctgaataaaaacaacgaataattttcataaatcagCCTCATATTTGTTTCTTCACAGGAGAGCTATTTTACCAGGCTCAGTCTCCAGACGAGGGGGCTCTGGTCACCGCAGCAAGGAATTTCGGCTTCGTGTTTCGTTCTCGTACCCCAGAGACCATCTCTCTGGTGGAGATGGGAGTGCCCACCACCTACGAGCTACTGGCAGTGCTGGACTTCAACAACGTTCGCAAGAGGATGTCTGTTATTGGTGAGACCATGTGCTGATACCCTTCTGAAACAAGGAGGAACATTATAAGGATAAGGGAAACATTCCCAATGTCTTTAAGTAAATGTGCGGTTCTTCAGTTCGTAGTCCGGAGGGCAAGCTGACACTGTTCTGTAAGGGAGCCGACACAATTATCTACGAGAGGCTGCATCCATCATCCTCCAAACTCATGGAGGTCACCACAGAACATCTTAACGTGAGTTACAGTACATTTGTGTTTCTATAACATTGTGTGAGTATCTATGTGAATAACTCACGTCTGACTAACACAATCCCAGGAATATGCTGGAGAGGGTCTGAGGACGTTGGCTTTGGCCTATAAAGACTTAGACGAAGACGAGTTTGAGAAATGGAAAGAGCGCCACCATGAGGCCAGCACCTCGCTGGAGGACCGTGAGGCAAAACTGGACACAATTTATGAAGAGATTGAGAAAGATTTACTGGTAGATTCACCATCACACAGAATGCTTAAGTGTTTGCTATTTTTCTATGTTCCTCCTTCAATGTAAGTCAACAGGTTTTCTCTTATTTCTGAGTTTCTATTCTTATGTGAagtttgtttatgtgtgcattCAGCTTCTTGGTGCTTCTGCAGTTGAGGATAAACTTCAAGATGGCGTGCCTCAGACCATTGAGCAGCTCGCCAAAGCTGACATCAAAATCTGGGTGTTGACTGGAGACAAACAGGGTAAGTTCACTCACTTTTAATGGCTGCTAAACCTTCCATGCTGGTTTAGTTGATGTTTTCACTACTGTTCATGCACACCATTGCAATGTCCCACAGAGACGGCTGAGAACATCGGTTATTCTTGTAATATGCTGCGAGAGGAAATGAAAGAGATCTTCATAGTGGCCGCCAACACAGCAGAGGAAGTGCGAGAGGAGCTTGTGTGAGTTTCATTTGTCTCTCCTTCTCCCAAACCATTTCAAATGGATCATGTTTGAAATGAAGAGATCCATACTCTGTGTTCAGGAATGCCAGGAAAAAGATGTCACCAGAATCGGGGGACGAGCCACCCATTGAGAAGAGCAGACTTCTGGGTAAAAAATCTCAGGTGGTGGAAGACGAGAAGGTGGATGGAGAGTACGGACTGGTAATTAACGGCCACAGTCTGGTAAgagaaattgttttattaattgaaaacagGATCTATTTGTCATCTTCTTCTATATGACTTCAAATGGTTTTAATCCTTGCATCTTCCAATACTCTGTGCCCAGGCATTTGCTCTGCAGAAGGACATGCAGTTGGAGCTGTTGAGGACCGCATGTATGTGCCAAGCAGTCATCTGTTGCAGGGTCACCCCTCTCCAGAAAGCTCAAGTGGTGGAACTTGTCAAGAAGCACAAGAAAGCTGTGACTTTAGCTATTGGGGATGGAGCCAATGACGTCAGCATGATCAAAAGTGAGTGTTTCTCACAAAGAGAGATGGCATGAATAAGATTATATGCACTTATAAGAAACAATGAGCCAGTGTCAAATTGGGAACTTTACAATGTAAACATATGGATTTACATGGACTATATTAAGACTAGTGTGCTAAAAACATTTACCAAACttgtctgtttgaaaatgtatccAATCTTTCAACTCCTCATGACCTCTACAGCTGCACACATCGGTGTTGGCATTAGTGGGCAGGAGGGCATGCAGGCGGTCCTCTCCAGTGACTTCTCCTTCGCTCAGTTCCGTTACCTCCAGCGCCTCCTGTTGGTCCACGGCCGCTGGTCCTATCTGCGCATGTGTAAGTTTCTGCGCTACTTCTTCTACAAGAACTTCACCTTCACCTTTGTTCACTTCTGGTACGGTTTCTTCTGCGGCTTCTCTGCACAGGTgagatggattttaaaaaaaaatcatttcacatGAATTTTGTTTACAGTTTAGCGATAGACATGGCAGTTCAATCAGATGATATTTGGTCTTTTTGAAAAAACTCTGCCGAAATGTACTCTACCTACAGATagttccatttttttaaaaaatgaataatgatttTAATTCTGTTTACCAAATCTGTGTACTATATTTGATATCATGAAAGtcgtgaatatatatatatatgaacagttttttaaaaatttcaaaaaccttgttttttattatgttatcatgtttttattgtgttagttcagtagtatttttagttattttttacttaatcaaaacaacccaactgcagtttgattgagattaattagaatgtacaatgaaaaaacatgatttttgaaaatggttaaaacagagttatttgtttttatatatatatatacagtacagaccaaaagtttggaaacattactatttttaatgtttttgaaagaagtttcttctgctcatcaagcctgcatttatttgattaaaaatacagaaaaaaatttaatattgtgatatattattacaatttaaaataattgtttttaaatttattatactttaaataatcatttatttctgtgatgcaaagctgaatttttaggatcattatcacatgatcctttagaaatcattctaatatgatgattcattatcaaagttggaaacagttctgctgcttaatatttttaaaggataCTTTGAATgaagaaaaacttttaaatataagaATTAGTAAggaaaaattagatatttttttaaaatataaatattttgtaataaaaatatacactactggtcagtagtttggggtcagtaattttttttttttttttttttttttaaataaaatcaatacttttatttagcaaggctgtgttaaattgataaaaaaagtggtagtaaataaaatatattattagaatatatattattagaattttttttttgaataaatgcagttctttttaaccttttattcatcaaatatattagatagcagaactgtttccaacactcataataaatcagaatattagaatgatttctaaatgatcatgtgatagactggatgttacatgtgacactgaaggctggaggaatgatgctgaaaattcagctttgcatcacaggaataaattattttttttaaagtgtattcaaatagaaaactattattttaagttgtaataatatttcacaatattattgtttttttctgtatttttgatcaaataaatgcaggcttaatgagcagaagaaacttctttcaaaaacattaaaaatagtaatgtttccaaacttttggtctgtactgtatatatatatatatatatatatatatatatatatatatatatatatatatatatatatatatatatatatatatatgtatgtgtgtgtatatatatatatatatatatatatatatatatatatatatatatatttatttaagttttttccaAATTCAGATGAATGTTTTAGCATACATCTTACCGAAACGTTTGATTGTCGTTAGCtctgttacaaaataaaagtcattaagAAGATGCTGTGAGTGCAGATCCTTTATCTGAAAGTGATATTACTGATCGATCTACACAcccaaaactgaagttgagctcagtgatttttacttttttgtgagCATGCATCTTACAAATGACTAATTTGTTCCTAATTTTTGTGTTCTCTGCTGTGTCCATAGACTGTGTATGATGAGTGGTTCATTACGCTCTACAACCTGGTGTATACAGCTTTACCTGTTATTGGCCTCAGTATCTTTGATCAAGTATGCCATATATCAATATACCTCACCCCTGAATTAGCATGCTACATTCAGCATCACTGAACTAAATTCATTCatgaatgtgtgcatgtgcaggATGTAAATGACCGCTGGAGTTTCCAGTACCCCCAGCTGTACGCTCCGGGTCAGCTGAACCAGTATTTCAGTAAGATGGCCTTCGCAAGGATCCTTCTGCACAGCTGCTACAGCTCACTTGTCCTCTTCTTCATCCCTTGGGCAGCCATGTGCGACACCGTCAGAGATGATGGCAAAGACATTGCAGATTATCAATCCTTTGCCCTGCTAGCGCAGACCTGCCTACTCATTGCCGTCAGTGTGCAGGTAAATTCTCATTtaacattatacacacacacacacacacacacacatacaatgcaCAACAGTTACTGAGAATTACCATCTtactcaaaaatgtaataatctactgtatatattatactaGGGCCGCACGATtaagacaaaaatcataattgtcgattattcccttgaaattgtaattgtgattattaattgcgattatcacaatttacattgatgtttataccattgtttgatgcaactgcatgctgtgtttttatatgaaataaacaagctgaaaatctaactgaaaaacttttagtgcttttctatagtattaagcatcaaatgtcaactatacattggattggtttcttctttaaattctaaaaaagtaaaaatatgaatggtattaaaatattatactaaaactaaaattaaaataataggaaaaacccttaagataacatgtagaaagaaagaaaagcatcttaagtgtgcagaataacataagtggactttggaagattaattgccgctttgaacgattacgtaattgtggcatccataattgtaaccCGAATttgaaattcgattaattgtgcagccctatattGTACATTTTAGAAATCGATATATTGGACACATACTGTATAGTGACCCTAAAATCATTTGGGACAATTTTTCGGAACCTAAACctgttttgtttgaaaaatgtgttgtgtatatagtttcttattttttttaaaaaagtatttatttgatcacaatttttttttttacaccagttTTCAGtgtatgatccttcagaaatcattctaatatgctgatttgctgcttaagaaacattttgtattggTATGCGCTGAAAACAGTTGAACTACtgtacttaatatttttatgaaacccacccactataaaaaaaattccaggaTTTTTACATGAATAGAATGTTCTGAAgaaattcattcatttgaaatagaaaccccAACCCTGACCCCAAACCTCTGAATGGTAGATGGAAACAAACcctatgtttttttgtgtgtttaaatggGTTTGGACACGTACTATTGGACAGCAGTGAATCAGTTCTTCCTGTGGGGCAGTCTGTCAGTGTATTTTGCCGTCACCTTCACCATGTACAGCAACGGCATGTACTTGATCTTCACATCATCTTTTCCTTTCATTGGTGAGTGTCCCTCCATCCCAACCACATCTGCTCAtcctgttgtttgtgtgttttaagcaGCTCCAATTGACTCAATTTTCTCAGGTACTGCAAGAAACTCCCTGAACCAGCCGAACGTGTGGCTGACCATCTTCCTAACCACCATATTGTGCATACTGCCTGTGGTTGCAAAACGGTTCCTCTTCATCCAACTCAAGCCCACTATCAACGACAAGGTGGGTTCAAATTTTGTTGTCACTTCAgttgattgacaggcaatctgaccaatcataacgctgTATCTTGTTCgaaaaaaacaaatcagacaggagagttgCTTATTGTCGGTGGACTCAAACTTGAAAACTAGTGTCTATTGATGTCTTTTCGTGGTTGAAAcaaagataccttctgatgtgcattcatgtttatttcgtgctatattaagtaaatttataaagatgatcagttcacgtggggcttgaactgaggtgctacagcaaTCTGTCATAACACATTAAATAGCCACAAAAtcgtatttattgtttgaatttctcaaaaaatgacaaaatttgaaagctgagaatTTCTTTCATAtctaaagtaacctgctctgtcttgtctgttgaaatgttgtcagtttcctttttgctccgcaatgtatttttcactgtgtgagaacatgatgtgtagcGTGCGAGTggcatggcttgtcggacatacagtagcaacagtaactaagtgGGGCGGGTCATTGATTCAGAATGCAATATATCAGTCTTGTGGTACTTAAAACAGAGCCCGAGACCGTATTTTCATGAATCTTTGTCTGGTCATGGACTCATTTGGACTCATTCTTGACTCtggtcttgacttggacttggATGAGCTGGTTTTGACTACAACTCCGCTTTTTATTAAACCAATAGGCAttatatttaaccatttttttttttttgaggagtaTATTATGTTGTGGTTTTAGTGTGGTATCAGAGGCGTCTTGTAGCCTACTACACGTTTACTATTTATAGTCATTTTTGTTCCAAAACTGCATTCAGACTCTCTCAGGCAATGCGCCAGTTCTCGACAGGATGACAATGTGAGATCTTCCTCCCTTTATGAGTAGAACGCATGTGTCGAATGAGTCAGAGCTGTGGGATGCAGTGGCACGGCTGCAGCACAGCATCACGCTGAGGCGTAATGTCAAGGTTATTTCTGGATACCACAATCAGTGGTGTAACAATGTCATGAGCAGGAATCATTCATAAACAAAATGACTACAGCTTGAGCCTTATGCTTTTTCCTTCATCTGTGTTTTTGATACTAATTGTATTCTTTCCTTTCAGTATACCGTAtattttcttctcattcttttgttTTACAGGTGCGTCATAAAGTCAGACAGGCCAAAGCTGTGCCTCCACCGCTTCCTCGCAAATTCCCTCGACGACGAATCAGTACACGGCGATCTGGCTACGCCTTCTCTCATGCTCGCGGTTATGGAGACCTTGTCACCTCTGGACGCTTTCTGCGTATTCCAGTTAAGAGCAGACCAGCTCTTTTCCCCCACACTGACACGCCGGTGGCTGACAGCACACCTCAGACTTATCGAACCATCTTTGAGGAGGCTCAGAGTCCCTAAAGCTCCTTATTCTGTTGGATATTTACTTGTGATGACTTGCCGTCAAGCTTGATTTAACCTTCAGCATtggtaatatttaaataataaaggagagagattcttaaaatatttcacatatgaGTAAGTGAGATTGTGAAGTGAAGCTGTGAATCAGTAAGAAGCTGATTTTAGCTGTGATTAGTGGCTGAAAATCATGTTATAAAACTTGAGAGGTTCCTTAATGTTGTATTAACAACACCTACAGTATGCACACAGAAACACTTGACAATAAAATCATGTATTAAGACCAGAggacataataaatattttgtaatttgggGACATTAGAATGTTCATCTTGCCGTTAGTCTGTCCACATAAAAAGAGGCCTGGAGATTATTCAAAAAGAGCTTCATACTAGCAGattttgtgtgcttttaattGTGTCTGACAGTTTCAtagatgttttgtatgtttctttttgatgtttttttttttatttgaatatttgttattgttaGCAGATTTTTTTTGAGATACTTTATCATGTTTTGTACAAAGATGCAAATGTGCCTTGATTAGTGAGAAATAcaataaacttaaaaactacaaataatccttttgcttttttattgtatttgtctaATTGTTATATGTATCAAGAATcatattaaatctattttataagTACTTGTTCAGCACTGAACTCAAtgcacattttaagcaaattattaaaattcGTTAATCAAATTTttcagttaactgaaataaaatacatggaTCCACTTTAAATTAAGTATCTTTAACTACTATGtaacaacatttaaatgaatcacttgATACAATGTACTGATAGTGTACATTACATATTGTTTACAGCatattgtacttatatttaaaaaaaaactgcatgtaatTATTATATCTTTATTTCTGTAGTAGTTAAATTCTACCCCTACCCTTCAACCTAACCATACCACAAAACCTTCCCCTCCATAGCAGCAATACATCTATAACACAATATGTACACTGTATcaaacaattcatatttttttgacATACAGTTCATTAAAGACACCTAATATAAAATTGGAGCAAACAAATAAGCATAAAGCATTCTTATAAAGAAAAGATTTACAAGAACAACATAGTGTCTCTTTTGGAAACTGCATCTGTAAGAACACTTTGTAAGGCCTGTCCTTACTACACACTATAACATAGTTTTAAGCTTTCTTCCAGTATgcttatagatttttcttttagaaCAGTTGATTATCCTCATGTTGCCTTCATGTCcatatcaaaacaaaatgatAACAAGCCTTCCTCTTTGTACAAGTGATGGGATGTTCCAATTTGTCATTGTTTTCTGCTTGAGTGAACTGGATGAGCTTGATGAAAATGTACAGGAGGTTTGACTGTCCTAATAAAGCTCTGAATGATGCGTACTCCTTGATTTTACTATTTCATCATATTTTAACCTCTGTGTGACATGAATTTGCCCATGTGCATCATTCGGTATATGCTAGTTGGTCTTTGTTGATTAGAAACGATggcatacaaatattttttgggcATCTTCTAGTTCTACTGATTTAGGTCAGTAGATTACCAGTAAAGCCAGTGAGCTTTTTGATATGTAATCTGatgagtttgttgttgtttaccaTGTGTGTGGTGGATACAAATTATGAGCTGTTCCCTAATGCGTTGTTGAATTGAGAGACAAAGTCAGGCAGTCAGACGAAGGGATTTAGCCACCTTTCCCAGCAGTGCCTACAGCAGATGTTTGTGAGATTATCCATTTCCATGCGTCATCAAAGTCAAGAGTCTGTCAACTTGTTATTGTGTGACAGGGAGATGAGGACAACCAAAGACAGTTGATTACTGTGGCAGTACAAACTTACCTCTTTCcacttttttttggaaagattGCATGGGACAAAAGATCCGTACTGTAACGCTGAACAGTTCTTTCATGTaatattttgggtgaaccaaTCATTTAATCTAAGAAtctgatccagttcacaaaaccaggCTGTCTAAATGATTTGTGaatcataaatgaaaatttgctctttCAGCaagatttggaatatagtgcCTTAGtcgtatggaccacttttatatcgcttttttgtgtccttttttttttttttttgaggcttgGAAAGTCCAGTTcccattgtaattgcatggaaaagagcaaccagcacAGTCTTCATAACATCTCCTTTTGAGTTCCATGGAAAAAacagtcatacgggtttggaatgacctgAAGGTGGACTATTCCTGTACACCTTTCTAATAATAGGCTTTCTACCATCATCTTTTCTATGTCAGAGATCTGCTCAGTTTTGAAACATTAGTTTCTCTTTATCTCAATTTTCTGTTCCAAGTCTACTTTTTAGTATGAGTCAGTGTTCAGTGCCCCCCATGCTGAGAGCAGAGGCAAATCTGCCATCCCCTCAAATATGATCCCTCAACAACAAACCACTGAGCATGCTCAGTAGGGTCTGTGATGCTGTTGCTATAGGACTGTGGGGCTCAGAACCACTGTACTGGGGGAGGAGGGAatgtgtgaggaacagatgaGCTGTGAGGAGTGCAGAGCAGAAAGAAGTGTGACTAAAGAGGAACTACAAGAGGGACGTTACCCATTTcctatctttttatattttatttttttcctgtgcttTGTCTCTGCTGAGTGGATGTAGAGCATTAGGTTGTGATCATGCGGTGTGTTTGCTCCAGTTACTGTGCAGACAGAATGAGAGTGTCTATGTGCTGGATCTCGGATTGATGGAGCTTTACGGCTGGGTGAGTTGATGAGGTTGACGTTGTTAACATTATGAGCATGGGATtgtgattttagttttatgttaactgaatttaattttgggatttgatttttgaattgatttatgaactttattaaaataacaaataaaacgtTAAATAACTGTTTAACTTTTCACAGCAGTTTGGGACATCTCCAGAAGTAAGCAAAATATGAC is a genomic window of Cyprinus carpio isolate SPL01 chromosome B10, ASM1834038v1, whole genome shotgun sequence containing:
- the atp8b5b gene encoding phospholipid-transporting ATPase ID, giving the protein MGSLLSACGINVKKKKVEEERHLRANDREFNLSFKYANNAIKTSKYNVFTFLPLNLFEQFQRLANAYFVFLLILQLIPQISSLSWFTTVVPLLLVLSITLAKDLSDDITRHKNDNHVNNRKVEVLINGELKSEKWMNVQVGDIVKLENNEFVTADLLLLSSSEPLNLIYIETAELDGETNLKVKQALTLTGDLGNDIQKLAAFNGEVRCEPPNNRLDKFTGTLTMRGETFALDNERILLRGCTLRNTEWCFGLVVFGGPDTKLMQNSGKSVFKRTSIDHLMNVLVMFIFGFLAFMCTILSIGNAIWEYQEGNSFITFLPRADGANASLSAFLTFWSYVIILNTVVPISLYVSVEILRLGNSYFIDWDRKMYHVKSDTPAQARTTTLNEELGQIKYIFSDKTGTLTQNIMTFNRCSINGKSYGEVVDFAGQRVEVTEKTEKVDFSWNPLADPKFCFHDHKLVEVVKSGSPEVQAFFRLLALCHTVMPEEKTEGELFYQAQSPDEGALVTAARNFGFVFRSRTPETISLVEMGVPTTYELLAVLDFNNVRKRMSVIVRSPEGKLTLFCKGADTIIYERLHPSSSKLMEVTTEHLNEYAGEGLRTLALAYKDLDEDEFEKWKERHHEASTSLEDREAKLDTIYEEIEKDLLLLGASAVEDKLQDGVPQTIEQLAKADIKIWVLTGDKQETAENIGYSCNMLREEMKEIFIVAANTAEEVREELVNARKKMSPESGDEPPIEKSRLLGKKSQVVEDEKVDGEYGLVINGHSLAFALQKDMQLELLRTACMCQAVICCRVTPLQKAQVVELVKKHKKAVTLAIGDGANDVSMIKTAHIGVGISGQEGMQAVLSSDFSFAQFRYLQRLLLVHGRWSYLRMCKFLRYFFYKNFTFTFVHFWYGFFCGFSAQTVYDEWFITLYNLVYTALPVIGLSIFDQDVNDRWSFQYPQLYAPGQLNQYFSKMAFARILLHSCYSSLVLFFIPWAAMCDTVRDDGKDIADYQSFALLAQTCLLIAVSVQMGLDTYYWTAVNQFFLWGSLSVYFAVTFTMYSNGMYLIFTSSFPFIGTARNSLNQPNVWLTIFLTTILCILPVVAKRFLFIQLKPTINDKVRHKVRQAKAVPPPLPRKFPRRRISTRRSGYAFSHARGYGDLVTSGRFLRIPVKSRPALFPHTDTPVADSTPQTYRTIFEEAQSP